From the Acidovorax carolinensis genome, one window contains:
- a CDS encoding DNA-deoxyinosine glycosylase, with protein MKENKAASGRATRPRDVPRPLSSPGGERLTGLAPVVSERTVVLVLGSFPGAASLRAGQYYAHPQNHFWRILQALWPQHPLPGAAHYGERCDWLLARGLGLWDVYASCERVGSLDTRIRNAQVNDFASLRARCPRLAAIAHNGGESFKHARSTALLGVAVHRLPSTSPANASWSFERKLNAWAELLARHGLV; from the coding sequence ATGAAGGAAAACAAGGCGGCATCAGGCCGCGCCACCCGACCCCGCGATGTGCCCAGACCGCTCTCGTCGCCCGGCGGCGAGCGCCTGACGGGGCTGGCGCCCGTGGTGTCCGAACGCACGGTGGTGCTGGTGCTGGGCAGCTTTCCGGGCGCGGCCTCGCTGCGGGCGGGGCAATACTATGCGCACCCGCAAAACCATTTCTGGCGCATCCTGCAGGCGCTCTGGCCGCAGCACCCGCTGCCCGGCGCAGCGCACTATGGCGAGCGCTGCGACTGGCTGCTGGCGCGCGGGCTGGGCCTGTGGGACGTGTACGCCAGCTGTGAGCGGGTGGGCAGCCTGGACACCCGCATCCGCAATGCGCAGGTCAACGACTTCGCCAGCCTGCGCGCGCGCTGTCCCCGGCTGGCGGCCATCGCCCACAATGGCGGGGAAAGCTTCAAGCATGCGCGCAGCACGGCGTTGCTGGGGGTGGCGGTGCACCGCCTGCCTTCCACCAGCCCAGCCAACGCGTCGTGGAGTTTTGAACGTAAATTGAACGCCTGGGCCGAACTGCTGGCCCGGCATGGATTGGTGTGA
- a CDS encoding spermidine synthase produces the protein MARNKKTEVELPEVSVSDDGEVRHLHLGTPWIQGSMRVAEPFEIELQYVQRMMAWLLFVEPASVTKRHAMQLGLGAGAITKFCHKKLRLCTTAIELNPQVLAVCRQWFKLPPDGSKLRVVLADAAEEIRNPMWLGTVDALAVDLYDHEAAAPVLDSPAFYADCRALLTEDGCMTVNLFGRASSFERSLKSMASAFGEDALWAFKPTREGNTVVLAQRTPSRPKRTELAARAEAIQARWDIPSAKWLRVFKPVAG, from the coding sequence ATGGCCCGCAATAAAAAGACCGAAGTTGAACTGCCCGAAGTGAGCGTCTCTGACGATGGCGAGGTGCGCCACCTGCACCTGGGCACGCCCTGGATCCAGGGCTCCATGCGCGTGGCCGAGCCGTTCGAGATCGAGTTGCAGTATGTGCAGCGCATGATGGCCTGGCTGCTGTTTGTTGAGCCCGCCAGTGTCACCAAGCGCCACGCCATGCAGTTGGGGCTGGGGGCCGGGGCCATCACCAAGTTTTGCCACAAGAAACTGCGCCTGTGCACCACCGCCATCGAGCTCAACCCGCAGGTGCTGGCGGTGTGCCGCCAGTGGTTCAAGCTGCCGCCCGATGGCTCCAAGCTGCGCGTGGTGCTGGCCGATGCGGCCGAGGAAATCCGCAACCCGATGTGGCTGGGCACCGTGGACGCCCTGGCGGTCGATCTGTACGACCACGAAGCCGCGGCGCCGGTGCTAGACAGCCCCGCTTTTTATGCCGACTGCCGCGCGTTGCTGACCGAGGACGGCTGCATGACCGTGAACCTGTTTGGCCGGGCGTCGAGCTTCGAGCGCAGCCTCAAGAGCATGGCCAGCGCCTTTGGCGAAGACGCCCTGTGGGCCTTCAAGCCCACCCGCGAGGGCAACACCGTGGTGCTGGCGCAGCGCACGCCCAGCCGGCCCAAGCGCACCGAGCTGGCCGCGCGGGCCGAGGCCATCCAGGCGCGCTGGGACATCCCTTCGGCCAAATGGCTGCGCGTGTTCAAACCCGTGGCGGGCTGA